In one Brassica oleracea var. oleracea cultivar TO1000 chromosome C9, BOL, whole genome shotgun sequence genomic region, the following are encoded:
- the LOC106315658 gene encoding CASP-like protein 2D1 — MRDTNNTREGERSGSSKHQPQEAHMSLKLIDSCLRLSVIPLSVATIWLTVTIHQSNPDYGNLDYNSIMGLKYMVGVSVICGIYALLSTISSWVTNLVSKAWLFFVPDQVLAYLMTTSVAGATEIVYLLNKGEKTVTWSEVCSSYPHFCSKFTIALGLHVFVLFSFLFLSVISAYRAFSVFDPPCDSQTNGHA; from the exons ATGAGAGACACCAACAACACAAGAGAAGGAGAGAGAAGCGGTTCTTCAAAACACCAACCACAAGAAGCTCATATGTCTTTGAAGCTCATAGATTCATGTCTGAGGCTAAGCGTGATTCCTCTCAGTGTTGCAACCATCTGGTTAACTGTCACTATTCACCAATCCAACCCTGACTATGGCAATCTAGACTACAACTCCATCATGGGTCTCAA ATACATGGTTGGTGTTAGTGTCATATGTGGTATTTATGCTCTGCTATCTACTATTTCTTCATGGGTCACAAATTTAGTCTCCAAAGCTTGGCTCTTCTTTGTCCCTGACCAG GTCTTGGCTTATTTGATGACCACATCGGTAGCAGGAGCAACAGAGATAGTGTATTTACTTAACAAAGGAGAGAAAACAGTGACATGGAGTGAAGTTTGTTCTTCTTATCCACACTTCTGTTCAAAATTCACAATTGCTTTGGGGCTTCATGTCTTTGTTCTCTTCTCCTTCTTATTTCTCTCTGTTATTTCTGCTTATAGAGCTTTTAGTGTCTTTGATCCACCCTGTGATTCTCAAACCAATGGTCATGCTTAA
- the LOC106314935 gene encoding putative F-box/kelch-repeat protein At4g11750 yields the protein MVKTKFTRNGKEVMIFGAMRNFDYGSDEAVQESKKGGERDASVSLPSLERSRIRKSVEGISIGGSFRMLNWYDCVERSWGDLKGMKKLPELPKAYRGSLRLENCGGKIVLLWEENVRSICSMKEKMIWCAEVALERLNSREIYGKVKWCHVN from the exons ATGGTAAAGACGAAGTTCACAAGGAATGGAAAGGAGGTAATGATTTTCGGAGCGATGAGGAATTTCGATTACGGGAGTGACGAAGCGGTTCAAGAGTCGAAGAAGGGTGGAGAACGCGATGCTTCTGTGAGTTTGCCATCGCTGGAGAGATCGAGGATTCGTAAAAGCGTTGAAGGGATATCGAT TGGCGGATCGTTTAGAATGCTTAACTGGTACGACTGTGTGGAAAGATCTTGGGGAGATTTGAAGGGTATGAAAAAATTACCTGAATTACCAAAGGCTTATCGTGGTTCTCTTAGATTGGAGAATTGTGGCGGAAAGATTGTGCTTTTATGGGAGGAAAATGTGCGTTCTATTTGTTCTATGAAGGAGAAGATGATATGGTGTGCTGAGGTTGCACTTGAAAGACTTAACAGTCGAGAGATTTATGGAAAGGTTAAGTGGTGTCATGTCAACTAG
- the LOC106314936 gene encoding transcription factor MYB26-like encodes MIMYGGEIEKAGGSANHMSNGGGVVLKKGPWTAAEDEILSVYVRENGEGNWNAVQKNTGLVRCGKSCRLRWANHLRPNLRKGSFTGDEERLIIQLHAQLGNKWARMAAQLPGRTDNEIKNYWNTRLKRLQRQGLPLYPPDIIPNHQLHPHPHHHQQNHHHQQHQHQQMYFQQQSSQPNTPSSSPLPSPTPINANPSSSFTFHSTNASTAYLLHPLSPHTPTTPQTPSQLSSTPPPPPLSSPLSSPRNNQYPTLPLFTFPSSQINNNNNNTNFTFPRPPPLLQPPSSLLAKRYNNSNTPLNCINRVSTAPFSPVSRDSYTSFLTLPYSSPTAQTATYHNTNNNYSSFSLNPSPSSYPTTTSSPSFLHSQYTPNYSSTSFHNNPVYSMKQEFPSNQIPQIGVFNNVNNFTDNEKQNNTNLHRRSISCSLLEDVLVEAEALAGGDGDRPSKRRQLTASPPNHHNNNNNDNDNFFSVSFEQYDSSENICSLQDLKPKEEESLQMNTMQDDIAKLLDWGSDSGEISNGQSSVLTDDNLVLDVHQLNSLFPADSTAAETRTNDEQNNNDKINCSWDNLHGVS; translated from the exons ATGATCATGTACGGAGGGGAAATAGAGAAAGCAGGTGGATCGGCCAATCACATGTCAAATGGAGGAGGAGTGGTACTGAAGAAAGGGCCATGGACGGCGGCAGAAGATGAGATACTTTCTGTGTACGTTAGAGAGAACGGTGAAGGAAACTGGAACGCCGTTCAGAAAAACACAGGCTTGGTTCGTTGCGGCAAAAGTTGTCGTCTCCGTTGGGCCAATCACCTTCGACCTAATCTCAGAAAAGGTTCTTTCACAGGAGACGAAGAACGTCTCATCATCCAACTTCATGCTCAGCTCGGTAACAAATGGGCTCGCATGGCCGCTCAG TTACCGGGAAGAACAGATAATGAGATCAAGAACTATTGGAACACGAGGTTGAAACGCCTTCAACGCCAAGGACTTCCTCTTTATCCTCCAGATATCATCCCTAACCACCAACTCCATCCACACCCACATCATCATCAACAAAATCATCATCATCAGCAACATCAACATCAACAAATGTATTTTCAACAACAATCTTCACAACCAAACACACCATCATCTTCTCCTCTTCCATCTCCAACGCCAATAAACGCAAACCCCTCATCATCTTTCACTTTCCACAGCACAAACGCATCAACCGCTTATCTCCTCCATCCTCTAAGCCCTCACACTCCAACCACACCGCAAACTCCTTCTCAACTCTCTTCCACACCACCTCCACCGCCTCTTTCGTCTCCTTTATCTTCCCCACGAAACAACCAATATCCAACTCTTCCTCTTTTCACCTTCCCGAGCTCCCAAATCAACAACAATAACAATAATACCAATTTCACTTTCCCTAGGCCCCCACCTCTCCTCCAACCGCCTTCATCGCTCCTTGCCAAACGCTACAACAATTCTAATACTCCTCTCAATTGCATCAACCGCGTTTCGACCGCACCATTTTCACCTGTTTCTAGAGACTCTTACACTTCCTTTCTAACATTACCTTACTCTTCCCCTACCGCTCAAACTGCTACTTACCATAACACTAACAACAATTACTCTTCATTTTCTTTAAACCCTTCACCTTCTTCTTACCCTACAACAACTTCTTCCCCAAGCTTTCTTCACTCTCAGTACACTCCAAATTATTCTTCCACATCCTTTCACAACAACCCGGTTTACTCCATGAAACAAGAGTTCCCTTCAAACCAAATCCCCCAGATAGGTGTCTTTAACAATGTCAACAACTTCACAGACAATGAAAAACAGAACAATACCAATCTTCACAGAAGAAGTATTAGCTGCAGCCTCTTGGAGGATGTCCTTGTAGAGGCCGAGGCTCTAGCCGGTGGAGACGGAGACCGACCTTCGAAACGGAGACAACTCACTGCTTCTCCTCCTAACCACCACAACAACAATAACAACGATAATGATAATTTCTTCTCCGTTAGTTTCGAACAATATGATTCTTCTGAAAACATATGTTCCTTACAAG ATTTGAAACCGAAGGAAGAAGAATCCCTTCAAATGAACACAATGCAAGATGACATAGCTAAACTTCTTGACTGGGGAAGTGATAGTGGAGAGATCTCTAATGGACAATCATCTGTTCTCACTGACGACAATCTTGTTCTTGATGTTCATCAACTGAATTCACTATTCCCGGCTGACTCCACGGCCGCTGAAACAAGGACCAATGATGAACAGAACAATAATGATAAAATTAACTGTTCATGGGACAATTTGCATGGAGTCAGCTAG